Part of the Amblyomma americanum isolate KBUSLIRL-KWMA chromosome 7, ASM5285725v1, whole genome shotgun sequence genome, CGGACGACGAGCTGTACCATCAGCGTCAAATTAAACGCGGATACGACAACTGAAAGGCAAACATCAAACCACAAAAATACCACCTGCCGGTCCTCATATAAATATCTTAGAACTTTTCATAGACTTTTTTGTAGGCTCTATTGGCTTCTTACagatatttactttctttattcatagtctataaactCTCCATataaaaaagtctactaaaagtgtatggccataaatctgtagattgtctataaagTTTATTGGCAAAATTCTATtgacactctatagactgtctaaagaaatttttgtaacagGGAGAGGAAATATAGGCGGAGCCCATTAACACTTTCAGGCAGCGATGTTCACAGCGTTGAGTAGAACATGAAGTGATCTAGTATTCAGCCCACCTAGAATAAAACCTTCTCGTTTTGctcttcgcgtttcatttgacgctgacagTGTGCACAGAGTGTTCGGAAGCGCAATGACTGAGAGTTTTGAATACAGCTATGTTCCTGCACTGTCTCCCTCTTTCCAGGTGTTGCACTTTCAGGCCTACTTCCGGGAGGATGTGGACAACTCCCCCTTCGAGCAGTACCGTGTCCGCCCGGTGGACATCTTTTACTTCCTCGAAGATGACAGCATCTCTGTCCGCGagcccaagcaagaaaacagCGGCCTCAGCCAGGTATGCACGGCGCACACTATTCTTTgcgcacatttatttatttatttatttatttatttatttatttatttatttatttatttatttatttatttatttatttatttatttatttatttatttatttatttatttatttatttatttatttatttatttatttatttatttatttatttcagaagtGAGTGGAATCGATGAAAATTATCTATATGTATGTAATTATAACACATGCATTGCGGCAATACAGAGGGAAAAAATAggaacaacaacaataatgcGGTAAAATGCAGATTTCTGGGAGCATATTTGAACAAAACAGAGCCGGTAATTGTGGCAATTGAGGTACCGTATAACACGGGCTCAGTGCACTTTGGAATTTGAAAAACAATACAGCGCTGGGGCTTTTACAAAATGAAACCCTGTTATCCTCAATGCAAGCATGTGAGCTGCTGAAGCTTCTTACCTTCGTCGTGTTAGCGCAGTCACCCTCTTGGGCACTAACAGTTGTTTTGTGGCatacatgtacagtctttgtcaataATATGCAGGCCAATggatttgcttccaagccgtCTAGCGGGGCTGCTGAGCGCATTTCACTGTCCTAAGCTTGGGaaggttgaggacttaagttatTCCCGTAttcgtgagattagggttccTACTTATGCAAGAGAATCCACGCTatagggctcagaagcagaccgcttgggctgcatacttttgacatAGACTGTGCCTGGCATGGCTGTCCTAAAGCATTAAACAATAACGttgtaaaacaaaataaaataattgcGACCAAATATATAtacttgatgaggttcactggtcactgaccaaggtcaacaaaaaaatgacgtttcgggagcgctacggcccccttgttcacaatgagcaaccagctggacgtcccgggctttttgtagcggttactatcgttctggggcatttcgcgtagatagggtgcaacgtgccttcattcttatttattgtgttgggcgtagtctggatgattaatgactcgagatttcggcgtccatgttgcacatgtcccaacaagcaagataagaaatgagcttgtaaacgtgaaagaccagctccctcgtgccagttttcccggcgtggtttacaagattgcctgcgccgactgttcatcagtttacataggggaaacgaaagacttcaagagacgcctgaaagaacatcagtacgatgtacgaaaaggaaaagtgacaacgaacgcaatcgcggagcatgcacaagagactggtcacgaaattaactggcatgaagcagatatagtgacaacggaaaagaatgtatcagcccgccgaaatctcgagtcattaatcatccagactacgcccaacacaataaataagaatgacggcacgttgcaccctatctacgcgaaatgcctcagaacgatagtaaccgctacaaaaagcccgggacgtccagctggttgctcattgtgaacaagggagccgtagcgctcccgaaacgtcatttttttgttgaccttggtcagtgaccagtgaacctcatcaagccatgattcctgaccagacggtatgccgtcgaaccctcgactacatcaaaTATATATACTGTTAGCACTCATGCGCTATCAACTATATTTTCTGACTATACAGGAAGCGCGCTTCGTTACAGGACATTTGTGCGGTGTACTTCCTCTGTATTGCCGCAATTCATCTATTATAATTACATAaccagaacgccgtcccttcgcctgTTCAGTTTTTTTActgatttacgacattataaggagaccactgtttcttttttggtgacggtgatggaagtggacgctgttgaacttcagtccggtcggtcagccgctgtcgcacagaggaaacgtcttggcccccggaatgacgcaagcagccaagccaccgtggtgtactcggcccCTAATGAggactcttcggctgacgacggcttcgtcagagtcctaagcaagaaggccaaacggagactgcgcaaagttgaggactcgtcgtcgtggAGTACGTCCACAGtcactacggagcgaggatcatcggcacgtACTGTCTtgtttgtgccagagactcccaccgacaatctcaaccacatcaatagacAAGCCACgcctgcgttcctggaggcttgCGTCCCGAGAGCAATTAAAGATGtaagggtgaatcgttttagcaatgtcgtcgccattgatgtcatagaccggaacgcgcttgagtgTTTGAGCAACgtcagaacgctcggcggcatcagcgttcgttctcATGTCTTTCTAGGCAGTGCCACCAGAGCAGGCGTCATTcacgacgtcgacgtagccatccgcgactctgatctgcccctTTTGATTaaaccagctaccgacggtgtagccatactgcaagctcagcgccttggGAGGACAAATTCCATCAAGTTGACCTTCTAAGGGAACTGCATTCCAAcatacgtgaaggttgggcactttcggcatgcagttaggcctttcgtcccgaagcctctccagtgccggaaatgcatgaaggtAGGagacgtgagtagtgtgtgcaatttccccatcgtgtgcccacggtgtactcagctacacagcggcgattcttgccgggcaacagtccttacgtgtgccaactgccgcggccctcatgacgctgtctcaaaagattgtcctcgcctgaaaagggaaagggcgatactcaaacaaatgacaagagacaattccacacacagagaagctgcaGCTAAGGTGccacgacgtcgtcgccctcgtcacagaccttctaaaagtgtagcgagcattggaaaggatcgtccaagaatttccgcaaatTGTCCTCACCCTCCGCATAATACTTTAAGGATTGagagcaatatgactggcgaggcacagacggttgtcgcaggcgggccttggccatccctgcctgagctacacagacccgcagtgaccaagcaggtactGACTACTCAGAGTCcggagcccattgctaatcaagcacaagtcacaccTCCGCTCCAAGACCgcgggaccggcaagtgacttggccatcgctcccgaagcactgcACACCTTCAATGATAGAACAGTCgccgcgcacccagtgtgttgcGCCTACTGCTGGTCGGCTAGTAGGCCAGAAACCGGACCAGGTAGCAGACGAGCAAGcgattgcaatgctgaagccaatcgtgaatgccatgcgtgtgctgctttccagcatgcacattccagctgcacagaatgcactgcagatgctggattggtttaatccagtgcttgcagctgtccaatagctggcacaacgcatcctccagcctcatccttccgagaagaagtccgatgcttacgttgtcatcaacattatcatccGCAACTGCAAGCAGTCTATCTTGatactgaaacgtctgcgctgccttgtgatggagggccctcgatctgttctactcaggtcgcagcagtcggcagccctaaAGATGTGCAGGacacagctgcggcggcctgcgACTTACAGTGCTCgcgtcattgcctgtcgtgctcgctacggaccgcatttctctacttcttattcttttatgcCCCCCTCATCTCTCTCCCCcactgcagggtagccaacctgaacattttactggttaacctccttgcctttcctctaccacttctctctctctccctccccccctctctctctctctcactctctctctgtGCGGTGCAGGTTCTTTCCACCGGACGCGTATGGCTGCACGTACTctggtatcttgatcaaggccTTCGGGTTTTGTCGTCAGGCAGCAACGTGATGCCTTAGAATATTTTTGTTTCCCTGATTCTGGCTTCAAGGACAGTATGCCAGCTTTGTCTTACTTATCTTGTTGACAAGTGGCACACCGAATGGCCATATCAACACAAGCAAAAAATAACGTACGGGCGTTACTGATAAAGGACAGATAAATGGGAGACAAATAACACAAAGGCAAAAGACAGAACGCTAACAGTAACAGTCTGCAATCTGACATTCATACTCTGTCATTCCGCATAGCTTGGCGTAACCGAGTCCATGCTTGAAGCATAGCTGTGGGTTGTTCAGAGCCGCGCCCAAGGTAAGGAGGAGGTTCGGGAGCATTAATATGTCACTCGCCCACGCCTAGTTTCAGCTCGCGGTGCAAGACGCCTCCTTGGTCTCAGCAATTCATGCGTATGGGAAGAGTAACGTGTCCATCTTCGCAAGATGTCACTTCTGCGCTTCTCGACAAAATCAGCCCATGGCTGACTTCTCCACTGTGTGTCTCAGAGAAGCTGCGCAATATTCGTCTCAAATTCGTCCCAAAAAACGTAACCGATGTGTGTACCGATGCAGGAAGCTATAGTACCAAtagtttgtttattttatttatttatttgtatccTAAGGACCCTTTCGGGTCATACGGGAGAGGAGGAACACGAAAGAGCACCTCCGTGTTGAGAAATTTGCACACAGTACAAATAATAAAATATAATACACGGGTTCAACAGTTTGCTGAAAGAAGGACacttagaagaaaacaaaaattaaggATACCTTATTAAAAACAACCAATATTACACAGTATTAATAAATAAGAAGAAAAATATAGTTTAATAACAAGTTTTGTATGTGTGATCTGAGAGCCGTAATAATGTAATGGAAAGATGTGCACCCACACAGTTGATGTATTATTTACAGAGAAATAGCTGGTAACCGCGCAGCCGAACACCTAGGGGCAAACGGAGCCAGGACGAAAACACACCTCGTACTTTTTCGTTGTCCGCGCCTACGGTTGTAACAATATGTAGCCAAGGAGGCGTTCATAACATACAGCTTGACGAGAGTGCTTTCCAAGAAAGAGCTCATCAATGCCATTAAATGCTGCGTTCCGTTCGTGACGCGGCAAACAACAGTCGCGTGACGTCGTTGCTCACACGTCCTAATTGGGCGGTTCTTTGTGCAGGGCTGCGTGCTGCGGCGGCACCGAATTCGCAAGTCGGACGGCCGCTGCTTTCACTGGAGCGACCTGAACGTGGGCATCGCCATCTCGCTCTACGGCGTCACCTACAGGATCGTCAACTGCGACAAGTTCACCAGGGTGAGCCACTTGCGCGCCTGGGGCTGAGGGTCAATCAGTCGCGGTCAGCGCTTTACTCCCGAGACTTCTGTTCAGTTATTAAAATGGCGGAGGTTGGTTAGGAGAACCCCTGCTTTGTGCAGTTCTATGAACGTCGTTCCAAGTATGCTGTCTGCTTATGAGGTGTTGCCGACATACCTGCACTTGTTAACgtaatgcacacacacacacacacacacacacacacacacacacacacacacacacacacacacacacacacacacacacacacacacacacacacacacacacacacacacacacacacacacacacacacacacacacacacacacacacacacacacacacacacacacacacacacacacgcacacacacacacacacacacacacacacacagagagagagagagaaatattttGACCCGCTAGAAACGGTTTAAAAATCGAGTGATATTCGGGTGTTCTCTCCCCAGGATGATACGTCACGGGACGGGTCATCAGTGCAGAAAGCATCATGAACCCCTATTAGAAACGACGGCTTTACGAACTTTAAGTTGGCTTCTCCGCAATACACTTCGCCCACCGAACTGTGCTATTGGCCAGAAGGAAGACAGATATGAAGTATTGATTACGCTTTCTTGCGCCTGAGAAATGGCATGAGAACTGCCTATTCGGGCCGTTTTCCAAGCAGTCCGCGCACTTTGCGTACCGGGCCATTAGGCCAGAATCTCCTCGGGCTCGTGCCGGTTCTGGGCTATGTATTAGAGAGACAGGGTCGGCTCGGGTGGCCAACGAACGAGGTTGCCGAGACAGGGTCGGGCCCGGACCAATATTTATGGCTCATACAGTACTCTAACTGACAGTAGCTAGCTCTCATTGGATATCAGTTGAACAGAAGTTCGATACTTCGTGGTGGTCTCGAAGTCTCATTTAAGTGTTTCTCTGCTGGAGCAGGACAAATGCTGAGCGGCTGAGGTCAGGGTGCAATGGGGCAGACTGTTTAGGTTTATGTGTACGGTTAAATAATATGTATGCGAACGCTTCTTGCCCATTCAGCGCCTGTTTGCCACTGGCCCGCACACGTGCGCCCTAACGCACACACATCCACCAGTGGCCTGACCGTTTCAAGGGTTAGCTGTCACTAAGTCCAGCGAGTCCGACGGTCCTTAACGACCGATATGTTGAATTCCAAGTCCTCCTAGAACACGCGAAATTTTGATTATCATGTGGCGCCGCAAGCGAACCTTCGTAACGTTGACGTTACCCTGTAGCTCCGAGACTGTATACTGAGCAGATCTCGACGGGCAAGTAGACTACCGAACACCTGACGACAAAATGACCCGTACCGGTCATCATTCGACGCAACTGCATGAGCGGTTGGAGTAGGCATCTCTCTCTGTTTTAGTGCTGGTATGTTTTATGACGTGTTGCGGTAAGTTTCGTGAGTGGCCCAGCAAACAACGTTTACTGCGCATAGCTCATCCAATCTCTGTGTACGTTTTAATTACCGatcacatgacttccattctgaGCCAACACTCGATAGTCCCGCCGACCTTTACGGAGCAGCCGACACGCATCGCCAGTTACGTCACGTAAGAGTGGCGTACTTTTCAGCCTACCTGGACTCCGTGATCTGTGGTTAATGTCGCTGCAAAATTTTCGATCTGTGCAGGATGATGGCGGTGAGTAGGCAGTTGTGAGTGACTCAATATGAGTGGCTTTTCACGAATTCCTAACCACTCCATGCTTAGCACTGCCTCAAGCTACGGGCAAGCCTATTTTGTTCATTTGCTTCACACTGCAAAACAGCATGTAGCAGAGTAAGAGTACAACACCATTGCAGTCTACCAGATAGTATGCAGCCACTCCGTGCTCACAGGTACTACGTGCCTATCGCAGGACTTCCTCAGGGGCCACGGCGTGTCGGTGCTCGCCCCGGAGCCCCTTCCCGAGGACCCGTACACGGCCGCGCGGCGCCACCTGTCGCAACATCAGCGCAAACTGCACACCACCAAGAGCCAACGGGACAAGCTGTGGCGCTTCCTGAGATACGACCGACACGTGCTGCGCTTCTTCTGCGTGGAGGACGGCGCAGGCGTGGACCCCAGGCGCCGAAAGAAGCTCGTGCTGCAGGTAGATACACTATAGTTCCTCTATACGGGATACTAGATATAGTAATTTCGCTGTACAGCAAAGAAGAAAATTACCTGAGACATGCGTGCATCTTGTGAAAGTGCAAGTCTACCAGGAAGTGCACAGCGTATAGTGCAGTCACATAACGTCATCGCCATAACCATCATCCACCTTACTACCCTTAGCGGATTACAAAGAACTCTTctatatctcttcaattaactcGGTCCTGTGCCATTTGAGGCCACCTTATCACCGCAATCTTGCTATCTCATCggcccaccaaactttctgcctcCACCTGGTACACTTGCCTTTGCTTGAAattcattccgttacccttaacaacCATCGGctatcatgccttcgcattacatgcgctgcGCATGcaaatttcttcttcttcttcttgattttacTTAGGATATCATTCACTctcgtttgttctctcacccactctgctttcttcctgcctcttaacgttaaagccatcattttcatttccatagctcgctgcgggtcctcaatttaagttgagcCGTTTTTGTTTGTTAATAAAATGTATTCACCTAAGAAAGTAATTGGGACATGGTTCCTTGTACGTTTCCTGCAGTTTGTGGCGTTTGTAACGCCACgcaaaattgcaataaaaaaccAACACACAGTAATGTCGGTGAAGTAGCATTGCAGTTCACACTCTGAGCCGCTGTACGCGCCTTGGATAGTGCGTGACTGTTCAGATGCGAGCAACTCGACCAGGAACACAATCGACGTTCGATACCACTGAAGCAACACTGAGCCCTAATGCCAGATTTGGTGTTGAATGTCATTTATCTCACTTTCAGAGGGAACACTTGTAGACTTGAGCAATATTCTGGAGCGAGAGAGCCATTATAGCTGCTGCTGAGCACCCTAATCGATACTGAACGGAAGTAAAAATCTTAGTGTTGCCACTAAGTAGTTGTGCATTATAAAACCTTCACACGTTTCCTTCCAAACTACGGTTACGTGAGCACTGTTTCTCGCCGTGCCTCAATATGCGTCCGCTTTTCTTAATGGAGTTTGAATTATTACGTGCCTTCGCATGTGTGCTCGTTAACCTCGCAGTACTTCCTGGTGGATGACACGCTGGACCTCAAAGAGATGCACCGACCCCTGGAGCAACGGGAGCTGGCGCCCATTCTATTGGGCCGTCAGAGGATTCCCAAGGTGCAGGAAAGCAGAGGTGCGTGCCGGTGTATACGAAGCACGATTATGATCGACAGCATGGTTTCCTGTTATGCGTTCTTTTGCGCGAATCCACTGTGTTTTACTTCGTATTTTTTTACCGGTATGTTGAAGAGAGAAATCTGCAGAATAGACGGTTTTTTTTGAAGTTGTAGTCCACGCACATATTGCAAAGAGAACTTGCACAGGCATTATGCATCGGTCGTATTTTTCCCACTTCCTCTGATAACGTCGATAACGATAAGCGCAGAAGTGATGCATGAGTAGGTTGTTCCGGAAATGTACTGAAGGGCTACTTCATGGAAGCTCTGATAGGTCTTAGAGCTATCTAAGCTTATGCAACTACAATGTGGCGATCTGAATGATTACATGGAAATTAATTATCCAGCACGACAAACACTCAAGAAGAAAGACATGCATACGTGTTCAACTTTGTTGCTTCTCGTCTTTACAGATATTCACCCTCGACATTGTACTGGGTTTTGAGTGTTGGCTGCTTGATCTTGGTATAATTTGTGGCAATGATTTTATGACATTCTTTGATTTACTCATATACAGGTGTTCATGGCTCTGTTGATTTTGACAGCATTTCAATTCAGATTTTCAAAGCCTGGCTAGGACACGAGTGTAACACTACAAGTATAGAGTATTTGACTAATTTCATTTTCAATTGTGACTGCACAGGATAGCCCAAAAGCTTAAATATTCACCCGGGCACGATGAAATGTTTGTAATGAATGTAGATTAAAGTACAAATGCAGGCTGCCCGACATAGGCCAAAAATCTTAGCATACCTCCCTACTCATCTGCTCTTGAAACTATAGACCGAAATATCCACAaactttttgtttttgaaaatttATAGTCATTCTCAATTTAGGTGATCGACATCAATCTTAAATCACGTTCAAGTCGAGATGTTTTCTAGGTAAACGCTGCAGTCAGTCCACTGTTCATAAGCTTCGGTTTGTAGCCTCTCCAGTTCTGTCATAAGTCATAGAAACGACCTCACACAAAAACCTACTTAGAGAAACAGCAGTTATCAACACTGACCACGTTCCGCAGAgtcttgtattactccgctagccaatcacaacagtaaatgaaatcagctttttcaatctttgactttattaaacgagcCATTTATCAaaattttaagttttttttttcttgtgattggcTTCTTGTTTAGATAACAAgtaaagttttaacaacggactgcTTTTTTGTCGCAAAGGAATTCTGTGCGACAGCCCTGAATGGGGAAGGAGCTTCACagcagacttgagttgtatccgactatagtttctAACTTTCGTCACTGTCGCCGTACCTCTGATGTGGCCACATTCAAAATAACACTTCCAAAATAACAGCGAGTTTTAGCTTAGTTGGGACGTACTCATGAAAATTTATGATTGGGCGCGCAGTTTTCACTGCGCATGTGTGTAACAGCAAATCGGTAACCAGGCATACGCCTACATGAGTACGTCCTCGCAAAGCTAAAGCTCTCAGCGCCACATATTACACAAGTTATGAACACTTAATTGAGTCCGAGTAGACGGCGCTTGAAAGGCTGCTTTTTATGTAGCCAACAATTATTTACACTGCGACAGTAAAAATCTCAACTAGGTAAGCATGAGCTGTGTTTCTCTGCACGACGCCACCAGGCTTATTCTACAAGTACGAAACGGATGGTGAAGGAGAGGAATTCATTGGGCCCGAGGATTTGCAGCCGGGGCGGCGACTGAACATATACGGACGCAGCTTCCTCATCTACGACTGCGATGATTTCACCAAGAACTTCTACCGTGAACAGTTCGGCGTGGACCACTTCGACGTCATAGACGTTGACGTCAAGGAAGAGGAGAGGGCCCAACAGGTACGAAGCTGCTTTCTTGTGACGTGTCAAACTTCCCACGACTGGTTAAATTTTAATTCACGCATAGATTAATCTGTCCAAAAAAGTTCTCACAGCCTGGCTGCAGCTAAATTCGCATTTTACTTGACTAATCTGGGCAAACACCCGCAGAAATTTTACTGTCATCTAGACTGTGCCTAAGTCATCAAAGGAAAATAAATTTTACATCAGCATTTTCATCACCCATTGTAGAGAACAAGCTGCAACTTGCAATCGAACTGCCGATGCAGCTCAAATTTCATAAGTTATTCTTACATGCATATTTTTCGTAATGGAGTAAAACGGCATAACTTACTGTCTTGATTCGTGCTGTCTTGGCAGTCACAAGATATCCCTGACTGAGCGCCATTTCACTGACGCCTGCCGGACACAGCcattctcagaaaaaaaaaaaagatgtagttTTTTGAAATCGCCTGTCTTGGCGTTGAAACTGGACGCTCCTAGACTGTAGCCTTTGTAGTTAGTGGGCTTTCTTTCAAAGCCGATTAAAAGAGCTGCATAAAGAGTGTGCTATTGCAAACGCTCGTACTGGATGTTTCACAACGTTGTCACAACGTTGTGCTCCACAGCTTTACTATCTGCGTCTTGTTCTAAGCCAAGAGTTCAAAAGAAAGCTGATTAGTCTAAATAATTAACTCTGAAGGGAAAAAATTCTGTGTACCACGTCAAGCGACTTCCAACAGCCAGTCCCTTACAAACTTGGTTACATTTAGATGTTTATAAAGCCTGCCGAAACACAACGGTGGCGACTTTCTCCCGCGCACACGCAGCCCATTCCTCCGCACAACGGCTTCGGCTCCCCCGAGGACACCCTGCAGTCGGTGCTGAGGATAAACCCGCGGAGAGCCAGGAGGGACAGCCGACAGGTGCTGGAGAAAGAAGGCATCGTGCTGCGCTTCCAGGCGGCGCTCGTGAGTGCGGCCCCGCACCTGTCGCTCAGAAAACTTCACGGATGGCACCCATTTAACGACAAATGGCACGGCGTCATATCACTGTCTTGTCATCcgattatttttcgttttatagAGCTAGCTCTTATTAGCTCCAGGGTAATCTGGATATGAGCTAGTTTGTTCAGAATGCACAGCAGCCAACGAGGGACAGCACACAGCAAGGAGATTCGTGTCTGTTTGCTGTGTGCTGTCCCTCTTTGGCTGCTGTTACGCGACAGCgaatacagctcgttcggtcgaaaagccgtaaGCGTAATAGTACTCGGCCCCgcatgtcggaaataatcggggactGCGTACAAAAAATCgtgtcatggtaatttgtggttctagtgattgatgattgattggcgTGTGATAGGCGATACATAGTTAATGAAATCATCGTAATTAGTTCATTAACTAAAGAaatgagaaattaaaaaaaaaggaaaaagggggGTTCAGGTGTGTCGAAATGTTCACAATGAACAAGCCAATGCTTGACGATGATAATTCAGTGTGTATTTGATCAAGAAGGAAAAACCGCTTCCCAATTTTAGGGGACAGGAAGGAGAGAGAAGAAAGTGCGAGGCAGTGGGTGGAAAAGTGAAGAGAGAGAAATCCTCCTGTTACCTTTAGGGAGAGTGAAAAGGGTGGGATAGGACGGGTGGCCTGCTGGCTTGACGTACGCCTCAGATGCGGAATGTGGTTGGTTTGAAGCCCACCACCGGACAAGGATGGATACAAGCGCCTCCTGGCCTAGCGTCTTTCTTTGTCAGATCGTAACTAACGCCCAAACATTCGCGTTGCACACTCGTAACCGTTATGTGGTTTTTTTATTCCTGAGATAAAAGTAAGCGCTTTAAGTTCGCAGTACTGTGTAGTGCCCAGCGAGTATTGATCAAACAAAGCAACTACAGAACTAGCATGGACATGTCACTAAATTCTGACGTCATATCTTGGATAGCATTGATACtgagtgactttttttttttacggagtttaatgtcctaaagcgactcgggctat contains:
- the LOC144098566 gene encoding EF-hand domain-containing protein 1-like, with the translated sequence MARSLPKSVSPLHRAQQPVQPVDTRQSRPPSEVHNGVVAGSGHTSEGSHSNEEDPYRHRRRRPTKDNFLPNFALNDKKVLHFQAYFREDVDNSPFEQYRVRPVDIFYFLEDDSISVREPKQENSGLSQGCVLRRHRIRKSDGRCFHWSDLNVGIAISLYGVTYRIVNCDKFTRDFLRGHGVSVLAPEPLPEDPYTAARRHLSQHQRKLHTTKSQRDKLWRFLRYDRHVLRFFCVEDGAGVDPRRRKKLVLQYFLVDDTLDLKEMHRPLEQRELAPILLGRQRIPKVQESRGLFYKYETDGEGEEFIGPEDLQPGRRLNIYGRSFLIYDCDDFTKNFYREQFGVDHFDVIDVDVKEEERAQQPIPPHNGFGSPEDTLQSVLRINPRRARRDSRQVLEKEGIVLRFQAALDSTLALDRERSFVVCFYPSDETVSILERPLPNSGVPGGKFLRRMRLRKPLSSTAEPRYYALPDLRVGNVLEAVGRRFVIVRADQFAANYIKRYHSEPFANGGVDNPAVNGNIRANDELLKDRRVVEDSGPP